Proteins from a single region of Allofrancisella inopinata:
- a CDS encoding DNA-directed RNA polymerase subunit alpha, which translates to MAIENLLHPTNIKINDYGKNATKFSFEALDRGAGYTLGFALKQTMLYSIGGACITSIKINDGKVTSLEDIIPCEETVADIILNVKALAVTLADNVDTGTIIFDLSGSAEEIFSQEAKLTEGLTINEDVFICSYIGGKKLKIEAKVEKGVGYRPALESFKDGEFLLDATFSPVTFCEFEVKNARVGRRTDLDSLGFDIKTNGNITSQDALRLAAAKIQSQLVNVVNVDEINQGVFVEDPTKNIDPLLLKHVEELNLTARSSNCLKAVNIRYIGELVQKTETELLKAPNFGKKSLNEIKDKLVELDLSLGTIINNWPEGL; encoded by the coding sequence ATGGCTATAGAAAATTTACTACACCCTACTAATATTAAGATAAATGACTACGGTAAAAATGCAACTAAATTCTCTTTTGAAGCGTTAGATAGAGGTGCTGGTTATACTCTCGGTTTTGCCTTAAAGCAGACTATGCTTTACTCTATTGGCGGGGCGTGTATTACTAGTATCAAAATTAACGATGGTAAAGTTACTTCTTTGGAAGATATAATTCCATGTGAAGAAACTGTTGCTGATATTATCCTAAATGTTAAAGCTCTTGCTGTAACATTAGCTGATAATGTAGATACAGGAACTATTATTTTTGATTTATCAGGTTCTGCTGAAGAGATTTTTTCTCAAGAAGCTAAATTAACTGAAGGTTTGACTATAAATGAAGATGTGTTTATTTGTAGCTACATAGGTGGTAAAAAACTTAAAATAGAAGCTAAAGTTGAAAAGGGCGTTGGCTATAGACCAGCATTAGAAAGTTTCAAAGATGGTGAATTTTTGCTAGATGCTACTTTTTCACCAGTCACTTTTTGTGAGTTTGAAGTTAAAAACGCCCGCGTTGGCAGACGTACAGATCTTGATAGTTTAGGTTTTGATATTAAAACTAATGGTAATATAACTTCTCAAGATGCTTTAAGACTAGCAGCTGCTAAGATTCAAAGCCAATTAGTTAATGTGGTTAATGTTGATGAAATAAACCAAGGTGTTTTTGTAGAAGACCCTACTAAAAATATTGATCCTTTATTGTTAAAGCACGTTGAAGAGTTGAATCTAACAGCAAGATCCTCAAACTGTTTAAAAGCAGTAAATATTAGATATATAGGTGAACTTGTACAAAAAACAGAAACAGAGTTACTAAAAGCACCAAATTTTGGTAAAAAATCTTTAAATGAAATCAAAGATAAATTGGTAGAATTGGATTTATCTTTAGGTACTATCATAAATAATTGGCCAGAAGGTTTATAA
- a CDS encoding replication-associated recombination protein A, with translation MKHIPLAARLRPQNIDEVAGQEHLLTENGVLTKIFSKADSVCSLILCGKTGVGKTTVARIIAKSKDLEFFELSAVDSGVKEVKKIIADNEHLDSFVLFLDEIHRFNKSQQDLLLPYVESGKIILIGATTENPTYYLNDALISRVFILRLKRLDQLGTQNLIQRALKQDAILSKYNISLENDLTGAIYNYSEGDCRKILNLIERMFLISEHSDTIVFNKELFDKAIGETTRDFHRDGKEFYEQLSAFHKSIRGTDPDAAIFWLGLMLENGVDPLVIARRMLCISSEDIGNADPQALRVALDAWNAYEKLGMPEGGLVLSQAAIYLAVAPKSNACYKAYKKALEVIKSKGNIDVPQHLKNYKDSKYLYPHDYPNSYVKQQYLPVDIDQHFYTPTANGFESKIKTKLDSINKIRLN, from the coding sequence ATGAAACACATTCCACTAGCTGCTAGATTGCGACCACAAAATATTGATGAAGTAGCTGGGCAAGAGCATTTACTTACTGAAAATGGTGTTTTAACCAAGATATTTAGTAAAGCTGATAGTGTTTGTTCTCTAATCTTATGCGGCAAAACAGGTGTTGGTAAAACTACTGTTGCAAGGATTATAGCTAAATCAAAAGACTTGGAATTTTTTGAATTATCAGCTGTAGACTCAGGAGTGAAAGAGGTTAAAAAAATAATAGCTGATAACGAGCATTTAGATAGTTTTGTTTTATTCTTAGATGAAATTCATCGCTTTAATAAATCTCAACAAGATTTGCTTTTGCCGTATGTGGAGTCAGGAAAAATAATTTTAATAGGAGCTACTACTGAGAATCCAACTTATTACTTAAATGATGCTTTAATCTCCCGAGTGTTTATACTACGATTAAAAAGACTAGATCAATTAGGTACGCAAAACTTAATTCAAAGGGCACTAAAACAAGATGCTATACTTTCAAAATATAATATTTCTTTAGAAAACGATCTTACTGGCGCGATATATAATTATAGCGAAGGCGATTGTCGTAAGATTCTAAACTTAATAGAAAGGATGTTTTTGATTAGTGAGCATTCAGATACTATTGTTTTCAACAAAGAGTTGTTTGATAAGGCTATTGGTGAAACAACTAGAGATTTTCACCGTGATGGTAAAGAATTTTACGAGCAATTATCAGCTTTTCATAAGTCTATAAGAGGAACAGACCCAGATGCAGCTATATTTTGGTTAGGATTGATGTTAGAAAATGGAGTAGATCCTTTAGTTATAGCTAGAAGAATGCTTTGTATATCTTCTGAAGATATTGGTAATGCTGATCCACAAGCTTTAAGAGTCGCGCTAGATGCTTGGAACGCTTATGAGAAACTAGGTATGCCTGAAGGTGGGTTAGTTTTATCTCAAGCAGCTATATACCTAGCAGTAGCACCTAAAAGTAATGCTTGCTATAAGGCATATAAGAAAGCTCTAGAGGTAATTAAGAGTAAAGGAAATATAGATGTTCCTCAACATCTTAAAAATTATAAAGACAGCAAATACTTATACCCTCATGATTACCCAAACTCGTATGTGAAGCAACAATATTTACCTGTAGATATAGATCAGCATTTTTATACACCTACAGCAAATGGTTTTGAAAGTAAGATTAAAACAAAGCTTGATAGTATAAATAAAATAAGGCTCAATTAA
- the recB gene encoding exodeoxyribonuclease V subunit beta has translation MQPLDIKEMPLTGRHIIEASAGTGKTYNITELYVRLLLEKNLLPKNILVMTFTKDATQEIIGRVESKIREKLTTYDNNPSERKHLKKALLEIDEAAIFTIHGFCKKVLSEQAFASGMDMDVSMEVDTSELLLEATREYFRKYINSNEEKFNLLRSTNWHTPESFINGSGQNSKGFREVILSSNEIEALSFEVVEKQLYEERLKVFKGVSIHSDFIFERLVNNHSKKNEREQEWNIIKEWCLSYKLTSVPKELSSFIHGNRYRGLKEEFEPIFCGLKVLKDKYTREIKDIDAYKQVFKAYVLAKQMCLDIRESFKKLKAKNAVLDFDDLIIKLRDALRTSQELALFLQKEYPVALIDEFQDTDNEQYEILDTIYPLENERVLLVMIGDPKQAIYRFRGGDIYTYLKAKQSAKYIWTMDTNRRSTTQMVAAYNRLFYKSDILPTSKDYKEDVFSQGIGYQVIKAVKTSSDRCFDDNLAAINYFLYDPKLEDAEKKLTIDNLRLQLAKWTASEIVKLLKTQKVQEQDIAILVQNLNQAKLITENLKEVGLSSVYLSERSNIYATDEAYQLYALLKGLNNYQDQKLLKQALATAFFGKTADDFIDYRNLDTSLKWQQTIQRVRQLRQIWFTQGVMALIMELLHNDFINREFKKERVLTNILHLAELVKIAENKYKSKDQLINWLERQINNQSSSSQTELRLESDEKLIKIVTIHGSKGLEYPVVFVPFASDAKLEKNSPINKISMLEKTYYQIGEAQLVTENIRLQVLEEAMRLLYVAVTRAVDRCYIGVANFNKSQYSPLALFLEYTETAGWKDKIQKVTNNPNNYSELITFDEIDFIEYKSRNSSIDLDELVAKRFTKKVEKDWQLMSFSSITRSIHTQYEQPLDFKIDEAKEDDKGTNTSLELRFRATKGADTGNLLHNVLELSDFSKPLDDQIIKEQMMTYRVIEEADFVHLKAWIEEIVQADIPNLYKRDNYFKLQNLTMERTLREAEFYLPVTNVSLFKKDIYQVLAKYRNSNSLECDYQRLFGMLHGFIDLIFEYEGRFYVADYKTNYLGDKISDYNQEAMKIKNQQSMYDLQYLIYGVALHRFLRQNLENYDFDKNFGGVYYFYLRGFKDGYGVYSVILEKQIVLTLDSLFGENNGL, from the coding sequence ATGCAACCATTAGATATAAAGGAAATGCCTTTAACCGGTCGCCATATTATAGAAGCTAGTGCTGGTACTGGTAAAACTTATAATATTACAGAACTATACGTTCGCTTATTATTGGAGAAAAACCTTTTACCTAAGAATATCCTTGTGATGACATTTACGAAAGATGCTACTCAAGAAATTATTGGTAGAGTAGAAAGTAAAATTAGAGAAAAGTTAACAACTTATGATAATAATCCTTCAGAGCGTAAGCACCTAAAAAAAGCACTTTTAGAAATAGATGAAGCCGCTATTTTTACTATTCATGGATTTTGTAAAAAAGTGCTTAGTGAGCAAGCTTTTGCAAGTGGTATGGACATGGATGTGTCTATGGAAGTTGATACATCCGAGCTATTATTAGAAGCCACAAGGGAATATTTTCGTAAATATATCAATTCTAATGAAGAAAAGTTTAATCTGCTTAGGTCTACAAATTGGCACACTCCTGAAAGTTTTATAAATGGATCTGGTCAAAACTCTAAAGGTTTCAGGGAGGTTATACTTTCTAGTAATGAAATTGAAGCTTTATCTTTTGAGGTTGTTGAAAAACAATTATATGAAGAGAGATTAAAAGTTTTTAAAGGAGTTTCTATTCATAGTGATTTTATATTTGAGAGATTAGTAAATAACCACAGTAAGAAGAATGAAAGAGAACAAGAATGGAACATTATAAAAGAATGGTGTTTAAGTTATAAATTAACTAGTGTTCCTAAAGAGCTTTCGTCTTTCATACATGGTAATCGTTATAGAGGTTTAAAAGAAGAGTTTGAACCAATTTTTTGTGGTTTAAAGGTACTTAAAGATAAATATACTAGAGAAATCAAGGATATTGACGCTTACAAGCAGGTTTTCAAAGCATATGTTTTGGCAAAACAAATGTGTTTAGATATTAGAGAAAGTTTTAAAAAACTTAAAGCTAAAAATGCTGTGTTAGACTTTGATGATTTGATTATAAAGTTACGAGATGCTCTAAGAACTTCGCAAGAGTTAGCATTATTTTTACAAAAAGAATACCCTGTAGCACTAATTGATGAATTTCAAGATACTGATAATGAGCAATATGAAATATTAGATACTATTTATCCCCTTGAAAATGAAAGAGTACTTTTAGTGATGATAGGTGATCCTAAACAGGCTATTTATAGATTTAGAGGTGGAGATATCTACACCTATCTAAAAGCTAAGCAAAGTGCAAAATACATTTGGACAATGGACACAAACAGGCGTTCTACTACTCAGATGGTAGCAGCTTATAATAGATTATTTTATAAGAGTGATATTTTACCAACATCTAAAGATTATAAAGAAGATGTTTTTAGTCAAGGTATTGGTTATCAAGTAATCAAAGCTGTTAAAACTTCAAGTGATAGATGTTTTGACGATAACTTAGCAGCAATTAACTATTTTCTTTATGACCCAAAGCTTGAGGATGCTGAAAAAAAACTAACGATAGATAATTTAAGATTACAACTTGCTAAGTGGACAGCAAGTGAGATAGTTAAATTATTAAAAACTCAAAAAGTCCAAGAGCAAGATATAGCCATATTGGTACAAAACTTAAATCAAGCTAAACTTATTACAGAAAACTTAAAGGAAGTTGGTCTTAGTTCGGTATATTTAAGTGAAAGAAGTAATATTTATGCTACTGATGAGGCTTATCAATTATACGCTTTACTAAAAGGTCTTAACAATTATCAGGACCAAAAACTTCTAAAGCAAGCTTTGGCTACGGCATTTTTTGGTAAAACGGCAGATGATTTTATAGATTATAGAAACCTTGATACAAGTTTGAAATGGCAACAAACGATTCAAAGAGTCAGACAGTTAAGACAAATATGGTTTACTCAAGGTGTTATGGCTTTAATTATGGAGCTTTTGCATAATGATTTCATTAATCGAGAGTTTAAAAAGGAGAGAGTGCTCACAAATATTTTACATTTAGCAGAATTAGTAAAGATTGCTGAAAATAAATATAAATCTAAAGATCAGCTTATTAACTGGCTAGAAAGACAGATAAATAATCAAAGTTCATCAAGTCAAACTGAGCTTAGGTTAGAAAGTGATGAAAAGCTAATAAAAATAGTTACTATTCATGGCTCTAAAGGCCTTGAATATCCTGTAGTTTTTGTACCATTTGCTAGTGATGCTAAACTAGAAAAAAATTCTCCTATAAATAAAATTAGTATGCTTGAGAAAACTTACTATCAGATTGGTGAAGCCCAGTTAGTCACGGAAAACATTCGATTACAAGTCTTAGAAGAGGCTATGAGGCTTTTATATGTAGCAGTTACTAGAGCAGTTGATAGATGCTATATTGGAGTTGCTAATTTTAATAAGTCACAATATAGTCCATTAGCATTATTTTTGGAGTATACAGAAACCGCTGGCTGGAAAGATAAGATTCAAAAAGTGACGAATAATCCAAATAATTATAGTGAGTTAATAACCTTTGATGAGATCGATTTTATTGAATATAAATCTAGAAATAGCTCTATAGATTTAGATGAGCTTGTAGCAAAAAGATTTACAAAAAAGGTTGAAAAAGATTGGCAGTTAATGTCATTTTCAAGTATTACTAGATCAATACATACCCAATATGAACAGCCTTTAGATTTTAAAATTGATGAAGCAAAGGAAGATGATAAAGGTACTAATACTAGTTTAGAACTAAGATTTAGAGCGACCAAAGGAGCTGATACAGGTAATTTACTACATAATGTACTTGAGTTAAGTGACTTTAGTAAGCCTTTAGATGATCAGATAATAAAAGAACAAATGATGACTTATAGGGTCATAGAGGAAGCTGATTTTGTCCATTTAAAGGCTTGGATAGAAGAGATTGTACAAGCTGATATTCCAAACTTATATAAAAGAGATAATTATTTCAAGTTACAAAATTTAACTATGGAAAGAACCTTAAGAGAGGCTGAGTTTTATTTGCCTGTAACGAATGTATCACTATTTAAAAAAGATATTTACCAAGTTTTAGCTAAGTATAGAAATTCAAATAGTTTAGAGTGTGATTACCAAAGATTATTTGGGATGTTACATGGCTTTATAGATCTTATATTTGAGTATGAAGGTCGTTTTTATGTGGCTGATTATAAAACTAATTACCTAGGTGATAAAATAAGTGACTATAATCAAGAAGCTATGAAAATAAAAAATCAGCAAAGCATGTATGATTTACAATATTTAATATATGGTGTAGCACTACACCGCTTTTTACGACAAAATCTAGAAAATTATGATTTTGATAAAAACTTTGGTGGAGTGTATTATTTTTATTTAAGAGGTTTCAAAGATGGATACGGTGTTTATAGTGTTATTTTAGAAAAGCAAATTGTTTTAACCTTAGACAGTTTGTTTGGGGAGAATAATGGTTTATAA
- a CDS encoding site-2 protease family protein: MDINQLLLTILMAGIPLIFAITMHEAAHGLVAKLRGDNTAYMLGRVTLNPVPHIDPIGTILVPGLMLLSSLTAGFPFIFGWAKPVPVDYSKLKNPRSDMALVALAGPMTNFLMASLWALVAKYVTLHPYFQSMALYGVMINVVLMVLNLLPIPPLDGSKVISAFLSPNAAYKYNSYQRYGFIILLVLIIIPFAGSNLLFYIMDPFITGVMKLIQLVIF; the protein is encoded by the coding sequence ATGGATATAAATCAACTACTTTTAACTATCTTAATGGCTGGTATTCCTCTAATATTTGCTATAACTATGCATGAAGCTGCTCATGGGCTTGTAGCAAAATTACGTGGAGATAATACAGCTTATATGCTTGGTCGTGTAACGCTTAATCCTGTACCTCATATAGATCCAATAGGCACAATTCTAGTTCCTGGGCTTATGTTATTATCATCACTTACTGCTGGCTTTCCTTTTATCTTTGGTTGGGCAAAACCTGTACCTGTTGATTACAGTAAGCTTAAAAATCCTCGTTCAGATATGGCTTTAGTTGCTCTAGCTGGTCCTATGACAAATTTTCTAATGGCTTCACTCTGGGCTTTAGTTGCCAAATACGTAACTTTACATCCTTATTTTCAGAGCATGGCTTTATATGGTGTGATGATAAATGTAGTTTTAATGGTGTTAAACTTGCTACCAATTCCACCATTAGATGGTAGTAAAGTTATTTCAGCATTTTTATCACCTAACGCAGCCTATAAATATAATAGCTACCAACGCTATGGGTTTATTATCCTATTGGTACTAATTATCATCCCTTTTGCTGGCTCAAATCTTTTATTTTATATTATGGATCCTTTTATAACTGGTGTTATGAAGCTTATACAACTAGTTATTTTTTAA
- a CDS encoding IS110 family transposase, with amino-acid sequence MYHNFIGIDISKNDFVVAIHAKKKTFKYLNNLTGFDELLSDHPILKDNSFVVLETTGGYEKALLEYLIAKNIVVHRANTRVVKHFIRSTGQLGKSDNIDAIGLAKYGYERHRDLECYQPNDDKMQKLIKYILRKQDIKKQLVAEKNRYQAPDQKCTKDSHQRMIGFYKQEIMIIESYINKLVDDCQYLVKARDLLVKEVTGLGNATATSLLALMPELGNLNRKQIASLAGVAPYPYESGKKVGYRKTYGGRADLKPILFMSALTAARSNGKLGIFYRDLVERGKKKMVALVAVMRKIIVIANAKIRDLKRDLKVL; translated from the coding sequence ATGTATCATAATTTTATCGGTATTGATATATCAAAGAATGATTTTGTAGTAGCAATTCATGCTAAGAAAAAGACTTTTAAATATCTTAATAACTTAACTGGTTTTGATGAGCTTTTATCAGATCATCCTATACTCAAGGATAATTCTTTTGTAGTTCTTGAAACTACTGGAGGCTATGAAAAAGCTTTACTTGAGTATTTAATAGCTAAGAATATAGTTGTTCACAGAGCTAATACTAGAGTAGTTAAACATTTTATTCGTTCTACAGGTCAATTAGGTAAATCAGATAATATTGATGCTATTGGACTAGCTAAATATGGGTATGAAAGACACCGTGATCTAGAATGTTATCAACCTAATGATGATAAAATGCAGAAGCTTATAAAATATATTCTTAGAAAACAAGATATTAAAAAACAGTTAGTAGCTGAAAAAAATAGATATCAAGCACCAGACCAAAAATGTACAAAAGACTCTCACCAAAGAATGATAGGATTCTATAAACAAGAGATTATGATTATAGAAAGTTATATAAATAAGTTAGTCGATGATTGCCAATACTTAGTAAAAGCTAGAGATCTATTAGTTAAAGAGGTTACTGGTTTAGGAAATGCTACAGCCACATCTTTACTTGCTTTGATGCCTGAGTTAGGAAACTTAAACCGTAAACAAATAGCTTCTTTAGCAGGAGTAGCTCCATATCCGTATGAAAGTGGTAAGAAGGTTGGTTATAGAAAGACTTATGGTGGTAGAGCTGATTTAAAACCTATATTATTTATGTCAGCATTAACTGCTGCTAGAAGTAATGGTAAGCTTGGAATATTTTATAGAGATCTTGTTGAAAGGGGTAAAAAGAAGATGGTAGCACTTGTAGCTGTTATGAGAAAAATTATAGTCATTGCTAATGCTAAAATTAGAGATCTAAAAAGAGATTTGAAGGTCTTATAA
- the asd gene encoding archaetidylserine decarboxylase (Phosphatidylserine decarboxylase is synthesized as a single chain precursor. Generation of the pyruvoyl active site from a Ser is coupled to cleavage of a Gly-Ser bond between the larger (beta) and smaller (alpha chains). It is an integral membrane protein.), translating to MQDFLFIFIQYILPHGFVSRLVSKLANSKNKFIKNFLINAAVKKFKINLAEAKYSEISKYNSFNDFFTRELADGFRPLEDDPKVISSPAEGVLSQFGQIDNRTLIQAKGKLFSLDKLIANSSKTHFTKFATIYLSPRDYHRVHMPIDGKLTKMVYIPGKLFSVNKLTTEKVDNIFAKNERLICYFDTKIGEVAVIFVGALLVAGIETIWHGKIAPNYYSEIQTWFYNDSKYNLEFKKGDILGWFNFGSTIILLLPNDNMTFTLKNNNTPIHVNQNLAFITE from the coding sequence ATGCAAGATTTTTTATTTATATTTATACAGTATATTCTACCTCATGGTTTTGTATCACGCCTGGTAAGCAAATTAGCTAACTCAAAAAACAAGTTTATAAAAAATTTCCTAATAAATGCTGCTGTTAAAAAATTTAAGATAAACTTAGCGGAAGCAAAATACTCTGAAATTAGCAAATATAATTCTTTTAATGACTTTTTTACCAGAGAATTGGCAGATGGCTTTAGACCACTAGAAGATGATCCTAAAGTAATCAGCTCCCCGGCTGAGGGTGTACTAAGCCAGTTTGGACAAATAGATAATAGAACACTCATACAAGCTAAAGGAAAATTATTTTCTCTTGATAAGCTAATCGCAAATAGTTCTAAAACTCACTTTACTAAATTTGCAACTATATATTTATCGCCTCGTGACTATCATCGTGTGCATATGCCTATTGATGGAAAACTCACTAAAATGGTTTATATACCTGGCAAATTATTTTCGGTTAATAAACTTACTACTGAGAAAGTAGATAATATTTTCGCTAAAAATGAAAGATTAATTTGCTACTTTGATACAAAAATTGGAGAAGTTGCTGTAATATTTGTTGGGGCATTATTAGTCGCTGGAATTGAAACTATTTGGCATGGTAAGATAGCTCCTAATTACTACAGTGAAATACAAACTTGGTTTTATAACGATAGCAAATATAATCTTGAGTTTAAAAAGGGAGATATCCTAGGATGGTTTAATTTTGGTTCAACCATCATACTATTATTGCCAAACGATAATATGACCTTCACACTTAAAAACAACAATACCCCTATTCATGTTAATCAAAACTTAGCCTTTATTACTGAATAA
- the fevR gene encoding transcriptional regulator FevR: MANQYTGNFELIIQDRFNCSAEEVLLKCQRQGLSYQDAEKVLGFKHVTIRKWAKRFGIKLPARFRTQENQFRENQNEEAYINECRSKRVSNSNIFSRCWVNVKLYSVIKAKF, from the coding sequence ATGGCAAATCAATACACAGGTAATTTTGAACTAATAATTCAGGATAGGTTTAATTGTTCAGCTGAAGAGGTGTTATTAAAATGTCAAAGACAAGGACTTAGTTACCAAGATGCTGAAAAAGTACTTGGATTTAAACATGTAACTATTAGAAAATGGGCAAAAAGGTTTGGTATTAAATTGCCTGCTAGGTTTAGAACTCAAGAGAATCAGTTCAGAGAAAACCAAAATGAAGAAGCTTATATTAATGAATGTAGGTCAAAAAGAGTAAGTAATTCAAATATCTTTAGCCGTTGTTGGGTTAACGTAAAACTTTATTCAGTAATAAAGGCTAAGTTTTGA
- the recD gene encoding exodeoxyribonuclease V subunit alpha, whose amino-acid sequence MVYKSLKDCQSYLSDIQAIDYFLAKEISDFLNNDDADIFHLLIALSESYRQGHSCLDLAEIADQTLWSEPQQDTFKVGYKFESLAKLQQKIESLNLASKEYPIVYKFDCLYFRRLWLYEKEIAEVVSSKLKLDLKNLDFEKAKKILKELFDKSEAINYQKVAVANTLVRGFSIISGGPGTGKTTTIMKLLSVLEYINLNSKLNVRILAPTGKATNRLIESLELDQLNVKTDIEIMTVHRFLGVRNNSFKLKYHKNNLADCDALIIDEASMLDIGLFVKILQAIKPNCKLILVGDVNQLPAVEVGNLLVEFTKIKGVRDNLNETKKVISQLTGYCDFELINECIIYLQKNYRSNKAISEFANSIINENYQNLYPRSNIYGSINFYSLSKLDIVLSDFVHKYYIKLSKLQDVKKSFEILKSFRILLANKNTQIGVDNFNKKIVKLLGKKGADYYDGKPIMITENNYTLGVFNGDIGLVYNQEVYFENSSTDFKKINISLLPKHEIAYAMTIHKTQGSEFDEVMLVLPQKANKILSNKLVYTGVTRAKLTVTIVSDKEIWEYATTNNPSRFSNISKLIDLNMLKK is encoded by the coding sequence ATGGTTTATAAAAGTTTAAAAGACTGTCAAAGCTATTTATCAGACATACAGGCTATAGATTATTTTCTTGCAAAAGAAATTTCTGATTTTTTAAACAATGATGACGCTGATATTTTTCATCTTTTAATCGCTTTAAGCGAAAGTTATAGACAAGGTCATAGCTGTTTAGATTTGGCTGAGATAGCAGATCAAACTTTATGGTCTGAGCCTCAACAAGATACCTTCAAAGTTGGTTATAAATTTGAAAGCTTGGCTAAGTTACAGCAAAAAATTGAAAGCTTGAATCTTGCTAGTAAAGAATATCCAATAGTTTATAAATTTGATTGCTTATATTTTAGAAGGCTATGGTTATATGAAAAAGAAATTGCAGAAGTTGTATCCAGTAAATTAAAACTAGACCTTAAAAATTTAGATTTTGAAAAAGCTAAAAAAATATTAAAAGAGTTATTTGATAAGTCTGAGGCTATTAACTACCAAAAGGTAGCAGTAGCAAATACCCTTGTTAGAGGTTTTAGTATTATCTCTGGAGGCCCTGGTACAGGTAAAACTACTACTATTATGAAACTTCTAAGTGTTTTAGAATATATAAATTTAAATTCTAAGTTAAACGTTCGAATACTAGCTCCAACAGGCAAGGCAACTAATAGACTGATAGAATCATTAGAACTAGATCAACTTAATGTCAAAACTGATATAGAAATTATGACGGTACATCGGTTTTTGGGTGTGCGAAATAATTCTTTTAAACTTAAATACCATAAAAACAATCTAGCTGATTGCGATGCTTTGATTATAGATGAGGCATCTATGCTTGATATAGGCTTGTTTGTGAAAATTCTTCAAGCGATTAAGCCTAATTGCAAACTTATATTGGTTGGAGACGTTAATCAACTACCTGCAGTAGAAGTTGGTAATTTATTAGTAGAATTCACTAAAATAAAAGGTGTTAGAGATAATCTTAATGAGACTAAGAAAGTTATTAGCCAACTAACTGGCTACTGTGATTTTGAGTTGATTAATGAGTGTATCATATATTTACAAAAAAATTACCGTTCAAACAAAGCAATATCCGAATTTGCTAACAGTATAATTAATGAAAATTATCAAAATTTGTATCCCAGAAGTAATATTTATGGTTCAATAAACTTCTATTCACTTAGTAAGCTAGACATTGTTTTATCTGATTTTGTTCATAAATATTATATCAAACTTTCGAAACTTCAAGACGTTAAAAAATCTTTTGAAATTTTAAAATCTTTCAGGATATTGTTGGCTAATAAAAATACTCAGATAGGAGTAGATAACTTTAATAAGAAAATAGTAAAACTTTTAGGTAAAAAAGGTGCTGATTATTATGATGGTAAGCCGATTATGATAACAGAAAATAATTATACTCTAGGCGTTTTTAACGGAGATATTGGTTTGGTTTATAATCAAGAGGTTTATTTTGAAAATTCAAGTACTGATTTTAAAAAAATAAATATATCTCTGCTACCAAAGCACGAAATAGCATACGCGATGACAATACATAAAACTCAAGGTTCTGAGTTTGATGAAGTAATGCTAGTTTTGCCTCAAAAAGCAAATAAAATTCTTTCAAATAAGCTAGTTTATACTGGCGTAACTAGAGCTAAGCTAACTGTTACTATAGTTTCAGATAAAGAAATATGGGAATATGCTACCACAAACAATCCAAGCAGGTTTTCTAATATCTCTAAATTAATAGATTTAAATATGCTCAAAAAATAA